The following are encoded in a window of Manduca sexta isolate Smith_Timp_Sample1 chromosome 16, JHU_Msex_v1.0, whole genome shotgun sequence genomic DNA:
- the LOC115446494 gene encoding tyrosine-protein kinase receptor torso: protein MKMATVKHLFFLICHTAIFFSVCVTATVVSGRKVKAMSHVPVLQLEKLTNSVCTNLYFYISEYSSTNCTNYFWSNDYKVSSDPSAVQVKCQTAGSVTLEVGPSRHRQLIMLVAEHYKPHEEISYGLLQPGGKYVKLSTLASVKYTVWTAQLSDEGIPYKWTKATNVPLYKGPSSIHKNYDIKVTFNGNFSNVFTNVINAIFTWDSFGDDDLCFEIVHFCREIPLYNEYIWPTTKPNVTIENLNLDEECELTVMGAYGNTKFQYETPSCAEHKECVLNNLKPQEPKNVSLHAKEDSKGTWSVRVNWTQPRLLPERYKVTIRTAVLERSVSAPKNATEVVFNDIVAVGPYYNISIYAIIGERRKHTYRRGIFPGAFPWGWAAAAGASCALAAAATLAAALRCRRKGTSAHLFMKAENKSLKEEEAEEIDIESGSEDQWEVRSDRVLLHEVIGEGAFGVVRRGTLAPNGREVAVKMLKDFPSREEIRSFRAEMELMKSVGAHPHVVSLLGCCSTRARRPLIVAEYCSRGDLLTYLRCSWDVMVSKRNAKYYNNNTDSTDYRNDLFKCKLQKETKLVINKLYDLQGICDLELTPLDLLSFCRQIAMGMEFLSSNRVVHRDLAARNILVTGDRTLKIADFGLSRDIYEENQYKQKGNGKMPVKWMALESLTRRIYTTQSDVWSFGVVIWEIVTVGGSPYPEVPVARLVRLLRAGYRMPKPINCNKQLYDLMTWCWRAHPRERPNFTELHARLDELLNSASANQYITLELDDEPPPTPSPQRYIKMLIRGKRPWTRGESYERPLNTTCNHYTSLPVAATKTQS from the exons ATGAAAATGGCAACggtgaaacatttattttttttgatatgtcatacagcaatatttttttctgtatgcGTAACTGCGACCGTAGTGAGCGGAAGAAAAGTGAAAGCGATGTCGCATGTGCCCGTATTgcaattagaaaaattaacgaATTCTGTATGcacaaatctttatttttacatttctgaG TATTCGAGTACCAACTGCACGAACTATTTTTGGA GTAATGACTACAAAGTATCGTCAGATCCTTCGGCGGTGCAGGTCAAGTGTCAGACTGCCGGCAGTGTCACGTTGGAAGTGGGACCTTCAAGACATAGGCAACTCATCATGCTAGTAGCAGAACACTATAAACCACATGAAGAG ATATCATACGGGCTGCTCCAACCAGGGGGAAAATACGTAAAGCTGAGCACGCTTGCAAGTGTAAAATATACGGTTTGGACCGCCCAACTCTCAGACGAAGGTATTCCTTATAAGTGGACAAAAGCCACCAACGTACCTTTGTATAAAGGTCCGTCATCCATCCACAAGAACTACGATATCAAAGTCACGTTCAATGGAAACTTTTCTAATGTTTTCACGAATGTCATTAATGCTATCTTCACCTGGGACTCTTTTGGTG atgACGACCTATGCTTCGAAATCGTACATTTCTGTCGCGAGATCCCCTTATACAATGAGTATATATGG CCAACTACAAAACCTAATGTAACAATAGAAAATCTAAACCTAGATGAAGAATGCGAGTTAACAGTGATGGGAGCCTATGGCAATACAAAATTTCAGTACGAGACGCCTTCGTGTGCTGAACATAAAGAATGCGTGTTAA ATAATTTGAAACCGCAAGAACCAAAAAATGTGTCTCTTCACGCAAAAGAAGACTCTAAAGGCACGTGGTCCGTGCGCGTGAACTGGACTCAGCCGCGGCTCCTCCCAGAGCGTTATAAGGTCACTATTAGGACCGCTGTTCTTGAACGCAGCGTCTCCGCGCCGAAG AATGCAACAGAAGTAGTGTTCAATGACATTGTTGCTGTCGGTCCTTACTACAACATATCGATCTACGCGATCATTGGCGAACGTAGGAAGCACACCTACAGGCGAGGAATATTTCCTG GAGCGTTCCCGTGGGgctgggcggcggcggcgggcgcgagcTGCGCGCTGGCCGCGGCCGCcacgctcgccgccgcgctgcgGTGCCGCCGCAAAGGCACAAGTGCACACCTCTTCATG AAAGCGGAGAACAAGTCGCTGAAAGAGGAAGAGGCGGAGGAAATCGACATCGAATCGGGCTCGGAGGACCAGTGGGAAGTGCGCTCGGACCGCGTGCTGCTGCACGAGGTCATCGGCGAGGGCGCCTTCGGAGTGGTCCGTCGCGGCACGCTCGCGCCCAACGGCAGGGAGGTTGCTGTTAAGATGCTTAAAG ATTTCCCATCCCGGGAGGAGATCCGTTCGTTCCGCGCGGAGATGGAGCTGATGAAGAGCGTGGGCGCGCACCCGCACGTGGTGAGCTTGCTCGGCTGCTGCAgcacgcgcgcgcgccgcccacTCATCGTCGCCGAGTACTGCAGCCGCGGGGACCTGCTCACATACTTACG ATGCTCATGGGACGTGATGGTGTCGAAACGAAACGcgaaatattacaacaataaCACAGACAGCACTGACTACCGCAATGACTTATTCAAATGCAAGCTCCAAAAGGAGACCAAGCTCGTCATCAACAAACTGTACGACCTCCAGGGCATCTGCGACCTGGAGCTCACTCCCCTGGATCTCCTCTCCTTCTGCCGTCAGATCGCTATGGGCATGGAATTCCTCTCATCCAACAGAGTGGTACATAGAGACTTGGCAGCTCGCAATATTCTGGTCACAGGGGACAGGACCTTGAAGATAGCTGATTTTGGATTGTCGAGGGACATTTACGAGGAGAATCAGTATAAGCAGAAAGGGAATGGGAAGATGCCGGTGAAGTGGATGGCGCTGGAGTCGCTTACTAGGAGGATTTACACCACGCAGAGTGATGT ATGGTCGTTTGGGGTGGTGATATGGGAGATAGTGACGGTAGGCGGGTCGCCGTACCCAGAGGTGCCGGTGGCGCGACTGGTGCGGCTGCTGCGCGCCGGCTACAGAATGCCCAAGCCGATCAACTGTAATAAACAACT ATACGATCTGATGACGTGGTGCTGGCGCGCTCACCCGCGCGAGCGCCCCAACTTCACGGAGCTGCACGCGCGTCTCGACGAGCTCCTCAACAGCGCCAGCGCCAACCAGTACATCACGCTGGAGCTGGACGACGAGCCACCCCCCACGCCCAGCCCACAGCGGTACATCAAGATGCTTATCAG AGGTAAACGACCCTGGACCCGCGGTGAGAGTTACGAGCGGCCGCTGAACACCACCTGCAACCACTACACCTCACTACCAGTCGCTGCGACCAAGACTCAGTCATGA